The segment CAAATGCAGAGGCAGCGCCAACAATTAGCATTATCGAAGCCGTACTGTTTATCGTTTCCTTTAGTCCTTGTTTAAGGTGACTTATTTTCATTTCTTTATATACGAGACCCAATAATAGCGAATATACTATCGCCACAGCACCAGCTTCTGTTGGAGTAAAGATTCCTAATCTTATACCTCCAATTATTATGACAGGAAGCATTAATGGAAATAGCGCACTCATAACTGCACGAATTTTTTCAGAAGAGCTTAAACTCTCTACTCTATCTGATTTATATCCACGTTTTTTAGAAATTATCCCTACTAAAATCATCATAGAAGTACATAATAAGATACCTGGACCTATACCTGCTATAAATAGCCTGCCTATAGACACATTAGCTATAGAACCATAAATAATCATCGCTATTCCAGGTGGAATCAGCGGTGTTATCATTGCCGACGAAGCCGTTACAACTGATGAGAATTCTTTTGAAAACCCTTTTTTCTCCATTTCAGGTACTAGCATTTTTGCCTGCATTGCAGCATCTGCTAAATTAGAACCGGAAAGTCCTCCCATTAATGTCGAAAGCAGAACATTAACTTGAGCAAGTCCACCTGGCATCTTACCTATAATAGTTTCTGAAAAATCCATCACACGCTTTGTTACTCCGGAATAGTTCATAAAAACTCCTGCACAAACAAAGAATGGCACCGCCAACAAAGGTATGCTTTCTATGCCAGCTATTACCCTTTGTGCTATTATTTGAACCGGTACGCTGGGCGTTAGCATGAAGTACACTACAGATCCTGATAATAATGTTATAAATACTGGTATTTTCAAGAACAATAGAACAAGTATCACGATTGCGCTCAACGCTACAACATTAATATCCATCATCTGTCACCGCCTTCTAAATTCAATTTGTCATTAAACAATGAATCCCAAGTCATCAAGGTATTACTAATAATCATCAAAATACATCCGATCGGCAATGCTGAATATATAACAGGAAAAGGTATCTTTAAAATATTTGTTAATCTACCTGTACTTAAAAGTTGCTTTACAAGGCCTGTACCATTAATTGTAAAGTATACCAATACTCCAGTTACAACTAAATAACCAAATATTTCGATGACTTTTTTTATCTTGTCTGGTAATAAATCAACCAAAATCTCGATTGCTACATGACTTCCACTTCTAAATGCTGCACTAGCGCCGAAAAACACTACCCAAACGAAACACCACAACTGAAATTCTTCCAACCACGTATAAGGATTATTTAAAAAATAACGCATGATAACTCCTGAAAAGGTGGCAATAATTAATGCTATTAATGCGGTACCAGATAAAAGTAAATCTATATTAAGAACGCGACTTAAAAGCTTTTTTCCAAACTCCATCCAAAGTTTCCTTTCTTTAAAAAAATCCTATAGTTATATCACTT is part of the Alkalibacter saccharofermentans DSM 14828 genome and harbors:
- a CDS encoding TRAP transporter large permease — encoded protein: MMDINVVALSAIVILVLLFLKIPVFITLLSGSVVYFMLTPSVPVQIIAQRVIAGIESIPLLAVPFFVCAGVFMNYSGVTKRVMDFSETIIGKMPGGLAQVNVLLSTLMGGLSGSNLADAAMQAKMLVPEMEKKGFSKEFSSVVTASSAMITPLIPPGIAMIIYGSIANVSIGRLFIAGIGPGILLCTSMMILVGIISKKRGYKSDRVESLSSSEKIRAVMSALFPLMLPVIIIGGIRLGIFTPTEAGAVAIVYSLLLGLVYKEMKISHLKQGLKETINSTASIMLIVGAASAFAWILTRERIPQEITGMIINTISNKYVFLLAVNLFLIIVGMFIEGNAAMIVLVPLLAPVATAYGIDEIQFAMIFIFNMAIGALSPPMGTLMFVTCGITRCKIMNFIKEAIPFYILLLVCLMLLTFVPAFSTGIVNLFY
- a CDS encoding TRAP transporter small permease: MEFGKKLLSRVLNIDLLLSGTALIALIIATFSGVIMRYFLNNPYTWLEEFQLWCFVWVVFFGASAAFRSGSHVAIEILVDLLPDKIKKVIEIFGYLVVTGVLVYFTINGTGLVKQLLSTGRLTNILKIPFPVIYSALPIGCILMIISNTLMTWDSLFNDKLNLEGGDR